In a single window of the Acidobacteriota bacterium genome:
- a CDS encoding PASTA domain-containing protein: MSDLGIQLRVYYEDVVERVDPTVRPAVAVDGRSYPAALVLAVALVFVAVAIGFVPFLVRWVADDPVVDEPTTVTTLPVGPIVSTTIGVLPPPDGTAFGALPGLSVDLTQIVAASWGYVAVGFDPESGRASTWFSTDAALWVPTAITAETGTVWNISSMTSWNGQILAIGVIREEDSEEPTVMVFTTSNGLDWDSISFDVVEVSEVMAAVDGELVLIGFSQQGHGIPTSTRIHRSTDGVTWSTIEIPPDLIRDGQRFLYAFDASDGAIGLTGMDNRNALITLVLDTDGEWARIEQDLGWDFDLRDIAEGPDGVVATGTQSVDRIDPGISREGAILLWTPDGWEETVTLGTLQLSGITYDGHRYVAVGTDGDRLPGIWESSDGVSDWARIVGGPDTLTETMPDLIGKPWRSIEAVWRLRGSYQVDFVERPATQGDGGTIVSTDPKPGDPLTFEQHVEVVVTHVEIASSGAAPWSNPPLDKGLVPRELVLGWSDPEHQVCPALGLVDQDDDAVPRLGGFGSTVSYDNPDGPGSRGDSSPCTDCGRSAYGVPLGSIFSIDQGFPDWAQWPAYRFDWDDGSFAIIPRPSTTGPYNDIDPETGESTLPQSTAQVWLNNDCSYRVWSWLGLDHLISLVEDLRFVEGLAPP, translated from the coding sequence GCGTGTCGATCCAACCGTTCGACCTGCCGTTGCGGTCGATGGTCGTTCATATCCTGCAGCACTAGTTCTCGCGGTGGCGCTCGTCTTCGTGGCTGTCGCGATCGGGTTCGTACCGTTCCTGGTGCGGTGGGTGGCTGACGATCCGGTGGTGGATGAGCCGACGACGGTGACAACGTTGCCGGTCGGACCGATCGTCTCGACAACGATCGGGGTTCTGCCACCACCTGATGGCACGGCGTTTGGTGCCCTTCCGGGGTTGAGTGTCGATTTGACTCAGATCGTTGCCGCGTCGTGGGGCTATGTGGCGGTTGGGTTTGATCCAGAATCCGGCCGCGCATCGACGTGGTTTTCTACCGATGCCGCGTTGTGGGTTCCAACAGCTATCACCGCTGAGACAGGGACCGTTTGGAATATCTCGTCGATGACGAGCTGGAATGGCCAGATACTCGCAATCGGTGTGATCCGTGAGGAAGATTCCGAGGAGCCCACAGTCATGGTGTTCACGACTTCGAATGGACTGGACTGGGATTCGATATCTTTCGACGTGGTCGAGGTATCGGAGGTCATGGCTGCCGTCGACGGTGAGCTCGTCCTGATCGGTTTCTCGCAGCAGGGTCACGGGATCCCGACCAGCACACGGATCCACCGATCCACTGATGGTGTTACGTGGTCGACCATCGAGATTCCCCCCGACCTAATTCGCGACGGTCAACGCTTCCTATACGCGTTCGACGCTTCTGATGGCGCGATCGGTCTCACAGGTATGGACAACCGAAACGCGCTCATCACGCTGGTGCTCGATACCGACGGCGAGTGGGCTCGAATCGAGCAGGATCTTGGATGGGACTTCGACCTCCGTGACATTGCTGAGGGACCTGACGGGGTGGTCGCAACGGGAACACAATCGGTCGACCGCATCGACCCCGGCATCTCAAGGGAGGGCGCCATATTGCTGTGGACGCCTGACGGATGGGAGGAGACCGTGACTCTCGGGACTCTCCAACTCTCGGGCATCACGTACGACGGACACCGATACGTAGCGGTCGGTACAGACGGGGATCGCCTACCAGGCATCTGGGAATCATCCGACGGGGTCAGCGACTGGGCAAGGATCGTAGGTGGACCTGACACCCTCACCGAAACGATGCCTGACCTCATCGGCAAGCCATGGCGATCCATCGAGGCGGTGTGGCGCCTTCGCGGCTCATATCAGGTCGACTTCGTCGAACGACCAGCGACACAGGGTGACGGGGGCACGATCGTCTCCACCGATCCTAAACCGGGAGACCCGTTGACGTTCGAACAGCACGTAGAGGTTGTCGTGACACACGTCGAAATAGCCAGTTCAGGAGCGGCACCGTGGTCCAATCCGCCGCTCGACAAGGGCCTGGTTCCCAGAGAACTGGTTCTCGGCTGGTCTGATCCCGAACACCAGGTGTGTCCTGCCCTAGGACTTGTCGATCAAGACGATGACGCGGTGCCGCGCCTCGGCGGATTCGGAAGCACCGTGTCATATGACAACCCGGACGGCCCAGGGTCCCGAGGCGACAGCAGTCCCTGCACGGACTGCGGGCGTTCGGCGTACGGCGTCCCGCTCGGAAGCATATTCTCGATCGACCAGGGCTTCCCTGACTGGGCACAATGGCCTGCATACCGATTCGACTGGGATGACGGGAGCTTTGCGATCATCCCCAGACCCTCGACCACCGGCCCGTACAACGACATCGACCCAGAGACAGGCGAAAGCACTCTGCCACAATCCACCGCTCAGGTGTGGCTCAACAACGACTGCAGCTACCGAGTGTGGTCCTGGCTGGGCCTCGATCACCTTATCAGTCTCGTTGAAGACCTCCGGTTCGTTGAGGGATTGGCTCCTCCGTGA
- a CDS encoding PQQ-binding-like beta-propeller repeat protein — protein sequence MTKGDSLVGKLQPASKLAGVVVAVGVAVAVTLLVLSDRAGPSTVDVPSVSPEFTAERFLTAWEGSDWATISGLVSASESQVDDTLREWWKELHVMGVRFTLGAPQINGANAQVPFHAVVEIEDVGTWEYDSRVSLTLSDDNDWAVVWDEQVMHPALGAGDRLDLISTWPQRGLITDTDGRPLTRSIPRVTIGLVPERIVSREDVVNAFEELLDVSGDVIDGVLDRPGVQPDWFLPVTTIGREDYVEVRPGLFPVPGVTFRLEPTRVPVQPGGAALLLGTTGEVTAESLAALGSPYAPGSVVGVSGLESSFERELAGTPTRRIVRRGADGSIETIKAFQGTPASDVRTTLSFDVQRAAEKALNGIALPASIVAIDINTGEIRAAASTPADGFRRTTNGLYPPASTFKIIVAAALLEDGLEPDTLVSCPRSVNVSGKEFGNAASLPSSMTFEDAFAQSCNTAFIQLAADLGPEAIAQMAYKFGFGDHIEIGIRAADSFFEVSTDPVENAASSIGQGKVLASPLNLAIVAATAASGVRHPPTLVSGSDTEPTEVLDPDVVESLRMMMKAVVDHGTGQAARVGGLDVAGKTGTAQIATADGLGTVAWFVGFSGDLAFAINVEGGASGGATSGPIAAAFLTALTEPDRSLVTECVAAGSDWTTFQGDMTRSGCSRADPILTPTILWRANVGISGWLNSPIITNGLVVVGSAGDRRGIGDAADGVYALDLRTGQVRWHFGASNDVNGVAASGDLIVATGDEGTVWGIDLTTGRQIWSFRVGSPVFTNPLIVENLVIVGDGSGVLWGLNVDGTERWHAQFDGAIRGGAASDGTMVYAVSDHGDAAAFTLDGFPMWRTQIELTRRDPTRPEGDITDPVTVYATPTVADDKLIVSYAIDGGSGNPSLIALDRYVGTIDWWGSDSNQPSDFANLRNSPARYRDTLIIASSLSHGVQGINTTTGRATWATQTGVSCEKQWASAIVVGDLVILPRPDGSVQAFDAINGQTRWRIVPAGSSEIAPKANCTGNGKQIHDAFELHASIAVAPNGTLIVASTSHQIYAIGDRR from the coding sequence ATGACCAAGGGCGACTCTCTAGTTGGCAAATTGCAGCCAGCCAGCAAGCTGGCTGGAGTCGTCGTCGCGGTTGGGGTCGCTGTAGCCGTCACACTCTTAGTCCTCTCAGATCGAGCCGGGCCATCCACTGTCGATGTTCCAAGCGTGAGTCCCGAATTCACCGCTGAACGCTTCCTAACGGCATGGGAAGGCTCTGACTGGGCGACGATCTCGGGTCTCGTATCGGCTTCAGAGTCGCAGGTTGACGACACGCTTAGGGAATGGTGGAAGGAGCTCCATGTCATGGGTGTCCGTTTCACCCTTGGTGCTCCTCAGATCAACGGAGCAAACGCCCAGGTGCCCTTCCACGCTGTCGTCGAGATCGAAGACGTCGGCACGTGGGAGTATGACTCCAGGGTCAGCCTTACCTTGAGCGACGACAATGACTGGGCCGTTGTCTGGGATGAGCAGGTCATGCACCCAGCCCTCGGCGCTGGAGATCGGCTCGATCTCATCAGTACATGGCCGCAGCGCGGCCTGATCACTGACACCGATGGTCGGCCACTGACCAGATCGATTCCGCGGGTCACGATTGGGCTGGTCCCGGAACGGATCGTTTCTCGAGAGGATGTTGTCAACGCGTTCGAGGAGCTGCTCGATGTGTCGGGCGATGTCATCGACGGTGTCCTTGACAGGCCCGGCGTTCAACCCGACTGGTTCCTGCCGGTGACCACCATTGGCCGTGAGGACTATGTAGAGGTTCGGCCCGGTCTGTTTCCGGTCCCGGGAGTGACATTCCGACTGGAGCCGACACGGGTACCTGTTCAGCCGGGAGGGGCTGCCCTACTGCTCGGCACGACCGGTGAAGTTACCGCTGAGTCATTGGCCGCCCTTGGAAGCCCGTATGCGCCAGGTTCAGTAGTGGGCGTATCTGGTCTCGAATCCTCCTTCGAACGTGAACTCGCTGGAACACCCACGAGACGGATCGTTCGACGTGGCGCTGACGGTTCAATCGAAACGATCAAGGCATTCCAAGGAACACCTGCGTCCGACGTGAGAACAACGTTGTCGTTTGACGTACAACGGGCAGCTGAGAAAGCACTTAACGGCATCGCTCTTCCGGCATCGATCGTTGCCATCGACATCAACACAGGAGAGATCCGCGCAGCAGCGAGTACCCCCGCGGACGGATTCAGGCGGACAACAAACGGGCTATACCCGCCGGCATCCACGTTCAAGATCATCGTGGCAGCCGCCCTTCTCGAGGACGGCCTGGAGCCTGACACGCTCGTTTCCTGCCCACGTTCGGTCAACGTCTCGGGAAAGGAATTCGGCAACGCCGCATCGCTGCCGTCGTCGATGACATTCGAAGATGCGTTCGCCCAGTCATGCAACACCGCATTCATCCAACTAGCGGCAGATCTCGGACCCGAAGCCATCGCCCAGATGGCTTACAAGTTCGGCTTCGGCGACCACATCGAAATAGGGATACGGGCTGCAGACTCCTTCTTCGAGGTTTCCACCGACCCCGTTGAGAACGCGGCATCGTCCATTGGACAGGGAAAGGTCCTCGCAAGTCCGCTCAACCTTGCAATCGTCGCGGCAACCGCTGCGTCCGGAGTGCGGCACCCACCGACACTGGTTTCGGGGTCCGATACCGAACCCACCGAGGTTCTCGACCCAGATGTGGTCGAAAGCTTGCGAATGATGATGAAAGCCGTCGTCGATCACGGCACCGGTCAAGCCGCCAGGGTTGGCGGGCTGGATGTTGCAGGCAAGACCGGAACTGCACAGATAGCGACGGCGGATGGCCTGGGGACGGTGGCGTGGTTCGTTGGGTTCTCCGGCGATCTCGCGTTCGCAATCAATGTTGAAGGCGGCGCCTCCGGCGGCGCCACGTCGGGCCCCATCGCAGCCGCGTTCCTCACGGCCCTCACCGAACCCGATCGTTCGCTGGTTACCGAATGTGTAGCTGCTGGCTCAGACTGGACCACGTTTCAAGGTGATATGACCCGATCTGGATGTTCACGAGCTGATCCGATCCTCACGCCAACCATATTGTGGCGAGCCAATGTCGGCATATCGGGATGGTTGAACAGTCCGATCATCACAAACGGTCTCGTCGTCGTCGGAAGCGCAGGTGACCGGCGCGGTATTGGTGATGCCGCAGATGGCGTGTACGCGCTAGATCTGAGAACCGGCCAAGTACGGTGGCACTTTGGTGCTTCCAACGATGTGAATGGTGTCGCCGCGAGCGGTGACTTGATCGTTGCGACAGGTGACGAAGGGACCGTGTGGGGTATCGATCTCACAACCGGCCGACAGATCTGGAGCTTCCGCGTCGGTTCGCCGGTATTCACAAACCCACTCATCGTCGAGAACCTTGTGATCGTCGGAGACGGATCCGGTGTCCTGTGGGGTCTCAACGTCGACGGGACGGAACGATGGCATGCACAATTCGATGGAGCGATAAGAGGCGGTGCCGCATCGGACGGGACGATGGTGTACGCGGTCAGTGACCATGGCGACGCCGCTGCCTTCACTCTTGACGGGTTCCCGATGTGGCGAACACAGATCGAACTCACACGCAGAGATCCGACCCGCCCCGAAGGCGACATCACGGATCCCGTCACCGTGTACGCGACACCCACCGTTGCAGATGACAAACTGATCGTTTCATACGCCATCGACGGAGGCTCAGGGAATCCATCGCTCATCGCACTCGATCGATACGTCGGCACGATCGACTGGTGGGGCTCGGATTCCAACCAACCAAGTGACTTCGCCAACCTGCGAAATTCACCCGCCAGATACAGAGACACACTCATCATCGCGAGCTCGCTCTCACACGGCGTCCAAGGAATCAACACGACCACCGGTAGGGCAACCTGGGCAACTCAGACCGGAGTCTCATGCGAGAAACAATGGGCATCAGCCATCGTCGTGGGTGACCTCGTCATACTCCCCCGCCCAGACGGATCCGTACAAGCCTTCGATGCCATCAACGGCCAAACCAGGTGGCGAATCGTCCCGGCAGGATCAAGCGAGATCGCACCGAAAGCCAACTGTACCGGCAACGGAAAACAGATCCACGACGCCTTCGAGCTACACGCATCCATAGCAGTCGCCCCCAATGGCACCCTCATCGTCGCATCCACCTCCCACCAGATCTACGCCATTGGCGACAGACGATGA